AGGTGGAGCGCCAGCCCCGCCTGGAAGGGCGGCAGATGATCATGATTTTGACCCCGAAACAGCAGTCTTGAGGAGGAAACACGATGCCGAAGATGAAGACGCGTCGAGCGGCAGCCAAGCGGTTCGACAAGACGGGTACGGGCAAGATCAAGCGCAACCGCGCCTTTAAAAGCCATCTGCTCGAAGGAAAATCGTCGAAGCGGAAGCGCCGACTCCGCAAAGGCGC
This is a stretch of genomic DNA from Planifilum fimeticola. It encodes these proteins:
- the rpmI gene encoding 50S ribosomal protein L35, producing the protein MPKMKTRRAAAKRFDKTGTGKIKRNRAFKSHLLEGKSSKRKRRLRKGALMSKGDVKRTRQLIAYK